Proteins encoded together in one Orrella marina window:
- a CDS encoding ParA family protein: protein MDQTVKSKDMQVFCIANQKGGVGKTTTAINLAAALAKHKKKVLLVDLDPQGNATMGSGIDKAAVERSVYNVLIGQATLDQATQYSETGNYDVIAANRELSGAEIDLVSMTERDKQLRKAVEASEKSYDFVLIDCPPTLSLLTLNGLAAADGVIIPMQCEYFALEGLSDLVNTIKRVYRNINPNLSLIGLLRVMFDGRVTLQQQVSSQLHNHFGEKVFDTVIPRNVRLAEAPSYGMPGVVYDPSSRGAKAYMAFGSELIKRVKSSKA from the coding sequence ATGGATCAGACAGTGAAGAGCAAAGATATGCAAGTCTTTTGTATCGCAAATCAGAAGGGTGGGGTCGGTAAGACGACGACAGCTATCAACTTGGCCGCTGCACTAGCCAAACATAAAAAGAAGGTACTTCTTGTCGACCTGGATCCTCAAGGCAATGCAACGATGGGAAGCGGGATCGATAAGGCAGCAGTTGAAAGAAGTGTTTATAACGTGCTAATTGGCCAGGCGACGCTGGATCAGGCAACACAGTATTCCGAGACAGGAAACTACGATGTCATCGCTGCCAATCGAGAGTTGTCTGGTGCGGAGATCGATCTGGTCAGCATGACTGAGCGCGACAAGCAGTTAAGAAAAGCAGTTGAGGCAAGCGAGAAAAGTTATGATTTCGTTCTGATTGACTGCCCGCCAACGCTTTCGTTGTTGACGCTGAATGGGCTCGCCGCGGCAGATGGGGTGATTATCCCAATGCAGTGCGAGTACTTTGCGCTGGAAGGCCTCTCTGATCTGGTGAACACCATTAAGCGTGTATATCGAAACATTAATCCGAACTTGAGCCTGATTGGATTACTTAGAGTGATGTTTGACGGAAGGGTAACGCTTCAGCAACAAGTGTCTTCCCAACTGCACAATCATTTTGGTGAAAAGGTGTTTGATACTGTCATTCCACGAAACGTCAGACTTGCTGAAGCTCCGAGTTATGGCATGCCAGGTGTTGTATATGATCCATCGTCACGTGGAGCGAAGGCGTACATGGCATTCGGCTCAGAACTTATTAAGCGAGTTAAATCCAGCAAAGCCTAG